The Paenibacillus sp. MBLB1832 genome has a window encoding:
- the nadC gene encoding carboxylating nicotinate-nucleotide diphosphorylase — protein MYELHMDVIQKQIRLWLEEDIGTGDVTTLSTIPLEHQSKGIIHVKEDGIVCGLRIAQEVFAVIDASLRFEPKVVEGSSVHKGTVIAEVEGSTRSILLGERLSLNLMQRLSGIATKTNEFVVALEGLPTRLVDTRKTTPGHRLLEKYAVRVGGGFNHRFGLYDAVMIKDNHIKGSGGITQAVQAARRNIPHTMKIEVEVESFDQLHEALQAGADIIMLDNMAPAQMKEAVSIIKSKAPHIVVEGSGSVTPQTIKAMAETGVDVISVGRLTYSVAALDISLDLNERKGTVQ, from the coding sequence ATGTACGAATTACATATGGATGTTATACAAAAGCAAATACGTCTATGGCTGGAAGAGGATATCGGTACTGGCGACGTAACGACCTTATCAACAATCCCTTTGGAGCATCAATCCAAGGGGATTATCCACGTCAAAGAAGATGGCATCGTTTGTGGGCTTCGCATCGCGCAGGAGGTTTTCGCTGTGATCGATGCTTCTCTTCGTTTTGAACCGAAAGTAGTGGAAGGATCGTCTGTTCATAAAGGGACCGTGATAGCTGAAGTAGAAGGCAGTACTAGGAGTATTTTACTCGGCGAGCGGTTGAGTCTTAATTTAATGCAGCGATTATCGGGCATTGCCACGAAAACGAATGAATTTGTAGTGGCGCTGGAAGGCTTGCCGACACGACTGGTAGACACACGTAAGACGACACCTGGACATCGTTTGCTCGAAAAATATGCCGTGCGCGTAGGCGGCGGTTTTAATCACCGTTTTGGCCTCTATGATGCGGTTATGATTAAGGATAATCATATCAAAGGGTCTGGCGGGATTACGCAAGCAGTTCAGGCGGCACGCCGCAATATTCCGCATACGATGAAGATCGAAGTGGAAGTGGAGAGCTTTGATCAGCTCCATGAAGCGCTTCAAGCAGGGGCTGATATTATCATGCTGGACAACATGGCGCCAGCCCAGATGAAAGAAGCGGTTTCGATAATTAAAAGCAAAGCACCGCATATTGTAGTAGAAGGGTCCGGTTCGGTCACTCCACAGACGATTAAGGCGATGGCTGAAACCGGCGTGGACGTAATCTCGGTTGGACGTCTTACTTACTCTGTGGC